In Papaver somniferum cultivar HN1 unplaced genomic scaffold, ASM357369v1 unplaced-scaffold_80, whole genome shotgun sequence, the following proteins share a genomic window:
- the LOC113344916 gene encoding wall-associated receptor kinase 2-like, translated as MSSSDEKETRKLKTLKDFPLIQPMTKKQHMDKLLHEIVIQDTIKDETNNIINEIVEKHKSYKPTTDTELVKLGWKSEQSNENLGRGVYANAISSEYACCITNHAMALGGSKRRKPKDFRRSHHAMALGGSKGYFRRLGNIHSGVYFCFCLMSITSLDAFGETKPGCTDKCGNVSIPYPFGITSEAGEGGCSIPRIGYGYEVRCNSSYDPPRPFFGTGNLQVLSIFETEIRVSSVIAKVCRNIHGDVVIDNPEVNMSVQRTPFTFSNTKNKLLLIGCNSVAANHGFDQENRDTFTTCISYCNSRGSVAEGPCGGGNGCCQSTIPKGINKFQTQVSGGDNPNITNFFSFSRCSYAFVGDYEQFNFSASDLLAVPEDRIFPAVLNWAIGDKTCEEAQKDPTTYACHENSQCNNSDNSPGYRCTCFEGYKGNPYFSPGCIDINECEDEKNNPCEGKCINTNGSFKCICPAGNQGDGKKGGPGCIRKVPIIQVTLGIGLGLLFLIITSSWIYLVIQKKRLIEMKEKFFQQNGGLLLQQQLSSNEGGAENSKIFTAKELKLATNNYDDSLIVGKGGYGVVYKGTLLDNRIVAIKKSKIVDQSQIDQFINEVVILTQVNHRNVVKLLGCCLETEVPMLVYEYISNGTLFQHIHPSRGEPSISWASRLRIAIETAGALSYLHSAASIPIIHRDIKSTNILLDENYIAKVADFGASRLIPLDQTELSTLVLGTLGYLDPEYFNTSQLTEKSDVYSFGVVLVELLTAEMPISQARSSKQLSLAPYFISSMQENKLFQLLDARVRNEGTPKQVVAVAELAQRCLSLEGEDRPTMRQVTTELERLREAEKEAWSLPANNENRSSLQYEPRDLYSVPVTGSAAGDSGQCSLYTTDSGQYCSNTDTTVQMSMPR; from the exons ATGTCTTCAAGTGATGAAAAGGAAACTAGGAAATTGAAGACTCTCAAAGATTTTCCACTTATACAACCAATGACAAAGAAGCAACATATGGATAAGCTTTTGCATGAAATCGTTATTCAGGATACTATTAAAGATGAAACTAACAACATCATTAATGAAATCGTTGAGAAGCACAAGAGTTACAAACCAACGACCGATACAGAACTTGTTAAGCTAGGTTGGAAAAGTGAGCAGTCAAACGAGAATTTAGGCAGAG GAGTTTATGCAAATGCAATATCTTCCGAATATGCTTGTTGcataacaaaccatgccatggctctaggtggttccaagaggCGCAAACCTAAGGATTTTAGAAG ATcccaccatgccatggctctaggtggttccaagggctatTTTAGAAGGTTAGGCAACATACATTCGGGAGTTTAT TTCTGTTTCTGTTTAATGTCAATAACATCTCTTGATGCATTTGGGGAGACAAAGCCAGGGTGCACAGACAAATGTGGTAATGTAAGCATACCTTACCCGTTTGGCATAACTAGTGAAGCAGGAGAAGGAGGATGCTCCATTCCTAGAATTGGTTACGGCTATGAAGTTCGCTGTAATTCGTCTTACGATCCCCCTAGGCCATTTTTTGGCACAGGTAACCTCCAAGTTCTTAGTATATTTGAAACTGAAATTCGCGTTTCCAGCGTTATAGCTAAAGTATGTCGGAATATACATGGTGATGTGGTGATCGATAATCCCGAAGTCAACATGAGCGTGCAGCGGACACCTTTTACATTCTCGAACACAAAGAACAAGTTACTTCTCATCGGTTGTAATTCTGTAGCGGCTAACCATGGGTTCGATCAGGAAAATAGGGACACCTTCACCACATGTATATCATATTGTAACAGCAGGGGAAGCGTTGCGGAAGGGCCTTGCGGTGGTGGGAATGGGTGTTGCCAAAGCACCATTCCTAAAGGGATCAACAAATTTCAGACACAAGTTTCTGGGGGTGACAATCCTAATATTACAAATTTCTTTTCCTTCAGCCGTTGCAGTTATGCTTTCGTGGGTGACTATGAGCAGTTCAATTTCTCTGCATCGGATCTTCTAGCGGTGCCTGAAGACAGAATTTTCCCAGCTGTTCTTAATTGGGCAATAGGGGATAAGACATGTGAAGAAGCACAAAAAGATCCAACCACTTATGCATGCCATGAAAACAGTCAGTGCAACAATTCAGACAACAGTCCTGGGTATCGTTGCACTTGCTTTGAAGGTTACAAGGGGAATCCTTATTTCAGTCCTGGATGTATAG ACATTAATGAGTGTGAGGATGAAAAAAACAATCCATGTGAAGGTAAATGCATCAATACCAATGGGAGCTTCAAGTGTATTTGTCCAGCGGGCAATCAAGGCGATGGGAAGAAAGGCGGACCAGGTTGCATCCGCAAGGTTCCAATTATACAAGTTACTCTGG GTATAGGTTTAGGGCTGTTGTTTCTAATTATTACAAGCTCCTGGATATACTTGGTCATTCAGAAAAAAAGGTTAATAGAAATGAAAGAGAAATTTTTTCAACAAAATGGTGGGTTGCTATTACAACAGCAACTGTCGTCAAATGAAGGTGGTGCAGAGAATTCAAAGATCTTTACTGCGAAAGAGCTCAAATTAGCAACCAACAATTATGATGATAGTTTAATTGTTGGAAAAGGAGGCTATGGAGTTGTTTACAAGGGAACCTTGTTAGATAATCGTATAGTTGCGATTAAGAAATCCAAAATAGTTGATCAGAGTCAAATTGATCAATTTATAAATGAAGTAGTTATTTTAACGCAGGTTAACCATCGGAACGTGGTGAAGCTCTTGGGGTGTTGTTTAGAGACTGAAGTTCCCATGCTTGTTTATGAATACATTTCCAACGGCACCCTCTTCCAACATATTCATCCTAGCCGTGGAGAGCCTTCCATTTCCTGGGCAAGCCGCTTGAGGATTGCTATTGAAACTGCAGGTGCACTTTCTTATTTACACTCGGCAGCTTCAATACCTATCATTCATAGAGATATCAAATCTACCAACATACTTTTAGATGAAAATTACATCGCAAAAGTAGCGGACTTTGGAGCATCCAGGTTGATTCCTTTGGACCAAACAGAATTATCCACACTAGTGCTTGGGACTTTAGGATATCTTGATCCTGAATACTTCAACACAAGCCAACTGACAGAGAAGAGCGACGTTTATAGCTTTGGCGTAGTTCTCGTAGAGCTTCTGACGGCAGAAATGCCCATTTCTCAGGCGCGGTCTTCAAAACAATTAAGTCTTGCACCCTATTTCATTTCGTCCATGCAAGAAAATAAATTGTTCCAACTTCTTGATGCTCGAGTACGCAACGAAGGGACACCAAAACAAGTCGTTGCAGTTGCAGAACTTGCGCAACGTTGCCTTAGCTTGGAGGGTGAAGATAGACCAACAATGAGACAAGTAACGACAGAACTAGAAAGACTGAGAGAGGCAGAGAAAGAAGCTTGGTCACTTCCAGCAAACAACGAAAATAGGTCGAGCTTACAGTATGAACCAAGGGACCTCTATAGTGTTCCCGTAACCGGCTCAGCAGCTGGTGACTCCGGGCAATGTAGTTTGTATACAACTGATTCGGGGCAATATTGTTCGAATACAGATACCACAGTCCAGATGAGCATGCCTCGATGA
- the LOC113345047 gene encoding myosin-J heavy chain-like — MNPHKRSRKESEVETNLPRKLRERRSTAVSSGKLAKENPIPDDTLLSALKAKLKPGLGDTVKADAKAKPVSEIMTKTDMKAKPASDDSKKADVFATKLRSFWKETVDGLKEELKEKELELVLLENISTKQKLKYCIDLLAVRVSESLFESFVADYEDYARNDIEELTVRMVNKQLEFTHLENDIKRLNETRTSLLDVTRKEKQELEQLCKREADKDAELHKDTEILRKQKIELVTDIYSLDQEKTALSMEKTKLASHVAVLIKQESEMGIGIDSLSKKKNKLEGDTELLNKLKTNLDSYIEDLNKEKSKLGDDICMLKKEKKILENEKIELGIDPGLFIKENDTLRSDICSLKKEKNTLVNDIESLKNDKVKLGIDRQVIDKVKGKLVRLNKEKEKLGGDIEVLNKEKSALQSDICLLSEQKTKLEADSELFNNEKDKLGRGIEILNKEKSAVQSDICSLDEKKALLEIEIKSLNMEKTNLGSDTELLNKEKTKLQTHFELLHKEKSTVQGQICSLNVKKTTLESEIESLSSKKTNLGNETEFLNKEKSKLRSEFEFLTKEKSEVQGDISLLDEKKTTLESDIGSLGSDKTKLECDTESLKEEKKKLQSDFESLNKEKNKVESDICLLNKRKTTLESEVRSLNSLKNKLGTETQFLNKEKMELRRDFEFLNQEKTTLGWMLCNSRKESQKSKLILNSSEMRRISCMVISILLTKRRIN, encoded by the exons ATGAATCCACATAAACGCTCCAGAAAAGAG TCTGAAGTCGAGACGAATCTTCCGAGGAAACTTAGGGAAAGACGCAGTACAGCTGTTTCCAGCGGAAAACTTGCCAAAGAAAATCCAATACCAGACGATACGCTATTGTCTGCATTGAAGGCTAAATTGAAACCAGGATTGGGCGATACAGTTAAGGCTGATGCGAAAGCAAAACCAGTATCTGAAATTATGACGAAGACTGACATGAAAGCAAAACCAGCATCAGATGATTCGAAGAAGGCTGATGTTTTTGCAACAAAATTACGTTCTTTTTGGAAAGAAACGGTAGATGGATTAAAGGAAGAACTTAAAGAGAAGGAGCTGGAACTTGTGTTGCTTGAAAATATTTCGACCAAACAGAAACTGAAATACTGTATTGATCTACTTGCTGTACGGGTAAGTGAGTCGTTATTTGAGTCTTTCGTGGCTGATTATGAGGATTATGCTCGTAATGACATAGAGGAATTAACTGTAAGAATGGTAAACAAGCAGCTTGAGTTTACTCATCTCGAAAATGATATAAAGCGCCTGAACGAAACAAGAACGTCACTCTTAGATGTTACAAGAAAAGAGAAGCAAGAACTTGAGCAATTATGTAAAAGAGAGGCAGATAAAGATGCTGAACTACATAAAGATACCGAAATACTGAGAAAACAGAAGATTGAACTGGTAACTGATATTTATTCACTTGACCAAGAGAAGACTGCACTCAGCATGGAAAAGACTAAACTCGCAAGTCATGTTGCAGTTCTCATTAAACAGGAATCGGAGATGGGAATTGGAATTGATTCGTtgagcaaaaagaaaaataaactggAAGGTGATACTGAATTACTGAACAAACTAAAGACGAACCTGGATAGTTATATTGAAGATCTTAACAAGGAGAAGTCTAAATTGGGAGACGATATTTGTATGctcaagaaagaaaagaaaatacttGAAAACGAGAAAATTGAATTGGGAATTGATCCTGGGTTATTCATCAAGGAGAATGATACACTAAGAAGTGATATTTGTTCTCTTAAGAAAGAGAAGAATACCTTGGTAAATGATATTGAGTCACTTAAAAATGACAAGGTGAAGTTGGGAATTGATCGACAGGTAATCGACAAGGTGAAGGGTAAACTGGTTAGACTCAACAAGGAGAAGGAGAAACTGGGAGGTGACATTGAAGTACTTAACAAAGAAAAGTCTGCACTGCAAAGTGATATTTGTCTGCTCAGTGAACAGAAGACTAAATTAGAAGCTGACAGTGAGTTATTTAATAATGAGAAGGATAAACTGGGACGTGGCATTGAAATACTGAACAAAGAAAAGTCTGCAGTGCAGAGTGATATTTGTTCGCTAGACGAAAAGAAGGCTCTTttggaaattgaaattaaatcGCTGAACATGGAGAAGACGAACTTGGGAAGTGATACCGAGTTACTCAATAAGGAGAAGACGAAATTGCAAACCCATTTTGAACTTCTCCACAAAGAAAAATCTACAGTACAAGGTCAAATTTGTTCACTCAATGTAAAGAAGACTACTCTGGAAAGTGAAATTGAATCGCTTAGCAGTAAGAAGACTAACTTGGGAAATGAGACTGAGTTTCTCAACAAGGAGAAGTCGAAATTGCGAAGTGAGTTTGAATTTCTCACCAAAGAAAAGTCTGAAGTACAAGGTGATATTTCTTTGCTCGATGAAAAAAAGACTACCCTGGAAAGTGACATTGGATCACTTGGCAGTGACAAGACTAAGTTGGAATGTGATACTGAGTCACTCAAagaggagaaaaaaaaattgcaaagTGATTTTGAATCTCTCAACAAAGAAAAGAATAAGGTAGAAAGTGATATTTGTTTGCTCAATAAAAGGAAGACTACCTTGGAAAGTGAAGTTAGATCACTCAACAGTTTGAAGAATAAATTGGGAACTGAAACTCAGTTTCTCAACAAGGAGAAGATGGAACTTCGACGTGATTTCGAATTTCTCAACCAAGAGAAAACTACACTAGGATGGATGTTGTGCAATTCAAGAAAGGAAAGTCAGAAGTCGAAACTGATCTTGAATTCCTCCGAGATGAGAAGAATAAGCTGCATGGTGATATCCATTCTCTTAACAAAGAGAAGGATAAACTGA